The genomic window CCGACGGATCGAGGATCCCGAGCCGTACGACGTCCAGATTAGTGACGGTCTGCAACGGGAAACCGACGAACTGAAACGGACGCTCGAGTCGCGGCTCGACTAGTCGTCATCGAATGACGGTTACGGGGACCGGCGCTCGGCGGACGACCGTCTCGGTCACACTTCCGTACAGCGGCCGCTCGGCGTTGAGCCGCCCGTGAGATCCCATGACGATGTGATCGATGTCTTTGTCGACGGTGTACTCGATGATGAGCCGTTTCGGATCGCCGATGTCCGATTCGGTCGCAACCGACCGATCGTAGTCCGTAGCGACTTCAGCTACGTCGTCGAAGATGCGATCCGTTGCCACAGCGACGGCCTGGTCCCACG from Halopiger xanaduensis SH-6 includes these protein-coding regions:
- a CDS encoding universal stress protein; the protein is MVQTVLVPVDGSPLSSRAFRHALREFPDAEITAYHAVDPFTPDAVGVDSTYEPMIGTDAWDQAVAVATDRIFDDVAEVATDYDRSVATESDIGDPKRLIIEYTVDKDIDHIVMGSHGRLNAERPLYGSVTETVVRRAPVPVTVIR